In Plasmodium cynomolgi strain B DNA, chromosome 2, whole genome shotgun sequence, the genomic window AACACGGCAAAGTACACCTGCACGCATATGGCTATAACTGTACCCTAATGCATCACGCGTAGGCGCAGAACTGCACCAAGGGACGCCTACAAATGGTAcacacgggaaaaaaaaaaaaaagaaactgcCAAATGACGGTTACTTTGATGCTTGATTGAGATCATCCTGTGTGACTgttcttactttttttttttcttttttttttctggcgtGGGACTAGGGGAAGGAACTGTGAAGGGAACAAACAAACCAGGCGGGGAAGTTCATTCGAGCTCCCGTTAGCAgcactttttctttgcttcttcggTGTTGTTAATCTGTGAAGGGGAAGGGGCACAAATGGCTGACCAAACTGCACACACGTTCGCATCGCGGCGAGACAAAATTGGTAAGTTTGCACGTGCATACACGCGCGCACACACGAGCGCACACACGTATGCAACAGTGCAACAGCGCAACAGTGCAACAGCGCAACAGTGCAACATCCCaattatgcacatatgttCCTCTCGTCCGGCCAAACCTGAATTCCCGAGAACTTGTCCTGCTCCTTCTTGTGGAGGGGCAACTTCTTAGCTGCGGGGAGGGGGGTAATGGCCACGCATTTGTCGAAAGGGCGAAAAGgccaaagaaaaaatcacaaactgtatttttttacatccgTACGCACGGGCTCAAATGCAgaattgcctttttttccgaatTACCTATCCTTAAAAACAGCTCGTTCACGTTCTGTCCCGTTTTAGCAGACGTCTCGATGAACAGAATATTGTTGCTGTTGGCGAAAGACTCAGCTAGNNNNNNNNNNatatatatggaaaattCTTCTATATCACCTGGCTTGTTCATAAACTTTTGGCCCAAACGGCTCCTTTTGCATGAACGGTTCATGCGAAAGTGGGAGGTATGCTCCTTTCGTGGTTACTTCTCTGTCCACCACTCGGTTTTTTTCCAAGTCCTTTTTGTTGCCGGCGAGGGCTGAGTTAGGCGGGGGAAGGGCAAgcaaggaatgaaaaaaaagggaaaatccGACATAACGCATCGGGCAAACGCATCCGGCAAACGCATCGCTCAGAGGCAAGCTGAGCGGACCACTCACCTATGATGATGTCATTGGAGTGCACCGACTTCAGCTCGTGGATCCACCCCTTGGCGCCTTCGAAGGACTTCTTGTTTGTTATGTCGTACACGATGACGGCTGCTGACGCGCCCCTAAAACGTTTGAACGCGAAATGGGGAGGCACAAATTGGGACACTCTCATAATGCGCATATGTTCAACCAcacacaaagggggaggagtaGCTGACGCATTAGAATGACCCACATATTTTTCCTCACACATGCACAGCTACATGTAAGGGGTGCCTTACCGATAATACATGGGGGCCAGGCTTCTGTATCTTTCCTGCCTGTTAGGAGAGGGGGAAGTGGGAGGGGCGGTAAAAGCTTGTTGGTTCGGTCACCCTTCCGGTCATCTCTcccctttcgttttttttccttccttacCCTGCAGTGTCCCAAATTTCAAACTTGATGGTGCACTCGCCTATGTCGATCAGTTGAGTCATAAAGGCAGCTTCGGGGAAAACAACGGGAAAGAAACATGTTGCCACGTCAAATGAGTGTTACGAGGAGATGGACACAGTGAAGTGCATTCCGTGTGTGTTACATGCAAATTGTATGACCcgttcatgtaaaaaaacgcatgtttcttttctttggTAATCCTCCTTTTGCAGAATGCGACTTATCCGGACTTACCACCAATGGTCGACTCCTGGTactcataaaattcattCTTGGCAAATCTCACGACGATGCAGGACTTCCCTACCGATGTGTCTCCTGCAGAAGTGGGGAAgcgcgcgaaaaaaaaaggggaaggttCGTCATTCGTTTATGTGTCACTCGTGAGGAGTAGTGTTAAGGGGGGTGGTTGAGTttcaggtttagggttcacggtttagggttcacggtttagggttcacggtttagggttcacggtttagggttcacggtttagggttcacggTTTAGAGTTCACGGTTTGGGGTTCACGGTTTAGGCTTTATGTGTGCGCCTCGACCTGCACCCCCACCCCCACTTGCATCCACACACATTATGAACTCGTTCAGTACCTAACAGAACCAACTTTGAATTAAAAACCTTGTTGGAGTGGTAGTTTGGGCCCGCGTCATATTTGTCACCGCTGTTTAAATTGGATAGGTAGTGTGCCATGGTGGCTACGCCGGGGTCTCAGTTGGGAAGGATGGGGGGGGCAGCACTTGGCTGTGCTTGCGCTGATGGGGTGGTTGACTACTGCGTCGAGGTGTTTGTGGAATGGGCAGCAGGAAACCGCACAATAGGTGCTGAACGTATAGCGGTATAATAGCTACGCAACGTGCAGCGGTATAATAGCTACGCAACGTGCAGCGGTATAATAGCTACGCAACGTGCAGCGGTATAATAGCTACGCAACGTGCAGCGGTATAATAGCTACTCAACTTGGCACGGCACAATAGCTACGCAACATGTTCGCCCTTCTTGCGGCACATGTCCATACAAAACGGCGCGCTCACTTCTCAACGGCATGTGCAAG contains:
- a CDS encoding small GTPase Rab5c (putative), with protein sequence MAHYLSNLNSGDKYDAGPNYHSNKVFNSKLVLLGDTSVGKSCIVVRFAKNEFYEYQESTIGAAFMTQLIDIGECTIKFEIWDTAGQERYRSLAPMYYRGASAAVIVYDITNKKSFEGAKGWIHELKSVHSNDIIIVHSLLALPP